From the Strix uralensis isolate ZFMK-TIS-50842 unplaced genomic scaffold, bStrUra1 scaffold_250, whole genome shotgun sequence genome, the window ggcggcggcagcggcgcctCCTGAAATCCACCAAAACGCTGCGGTTTTGGGGCCCCGCACCGCGCTCGACTGAGCCACCGGCGTTTCCCCCCGGTTGGAGAAACTTTGGGGGGGCCCCGTTGGGAGGCGGCGCCGGGTGAGATCTCAccccgtggggctggggagggggggggggggtcctggctTGGGCCTGAGGGGGCTGTGGAGTTGCTGTGGGGGTTTGTCCCACCACAGGGTCTGGGTCTTAAATGTTTTTGGGGGTCTGGCCTCCGTATGGAACGTTTTTGGGGGTCTGGCCTCCGTATGGAACGTTTTTGGGGGTCTGTGTCTCATGTTTTTAGGGGTCTGGTCCGAGTCTGGAGCATTTTTAGGAGTCTGGTCTCCATCTCAAATGTTTTTAGGGGTCTGGCCtccattttcaacatttttaggGGTCTGGTATCCATCTCAAATATTTTTAGGCGTCTGTCTCTCATATTTTTAGGGGTCTGGTCCGAGTCTGGAGCATTTCTAGGGGTCTGGCCTCCATCTGGAACGTTTTTAGGGGTCTGGCCTCCATCTGGAACGTTTTTAGGGGTCTGGCCTCCATCTGGAACGTTTTTAGGGGTCTGGCCTCCATCTGGAACGTTTTTAGGGGTCTGGCCTCCATCTGGAACGTTTTTAGGGGTCTGGCCTCCATCTGGAACGTTTTTAGGGGTCGATGTTGGGGGTTCAGATACATCCAAATGccaggaggcagctgtgcccaCACCAAGGGGGTCTTCAACCCGCTCCACTGTCTGCTGGTCGCTGTCACCGCTCACATGCTCCGGATGCCCCCCCTGGGCATCCCGTGGCCTCCGGATCCCCCCGGGAATCCCGTGGCCTCCGCGGCTCGTTCCGGCGCGCCCGTGGATCTCCGAGCTCTCTCAACGGGGCGGGTGGCAGCGACCAGTGAAGCCCATCCTCAcgcaccttctttttttttctcttccagaggCCATTAACTGTTTGATCAGAGCCATCGAGATCTACACCGACATGGTAAGCGCCTCGCCGGGAGGGGGGTGGCGAGGCCGAAGGCTCTTCCACGTCTCTCCACGCGCAGAGAGCCGCCACGGGGCGGGTTGGTCTCcgttgggtggggttttttttccagctttttggTGCCGAAACTGCTAAAACGCACATTTTTTCCGCGGATAAACCCTTCCCGGAGCGGCTTTTCCCAACCTCCTTCCCGCTTCCAGGGTCGTTTCACCATCGCGGCCAAGCACCACATCTCCATCGCCGAGATCTACGAGGCGGAGCTGGTGGATATCGAGAAGGTAAACGGCGCCGAGCGCGTCCCCCGGCCTCCCCGAGGGGGGTTTGAACACGATTAAAACTCAGAATTTTCCAGGTTTTGCTGATCGGAGCCGCTCCCGGGTCACCCTTCGCCCtcagggggttttttttttttaccccaaaatgTGTCGGGAGGTGGATTTAAACCCCCTAAAACCCCGCCGACGCTTCCCGGGGCGCGTCAGCGCGCGGAGACGCTCGGAATGGCGGCGCCGCCGCTAAtgaaggcgctttttttttttttttaaaaaaaaaaaaaatttaaaaaaaaaaaagcaaagctcagGGCTTGCGTGGGCGTCGGGGAAGCGCAAGAACAGTTTGATTGGAGCCATCTGAGACAAAATCGCCGCTGCCGGGGGAGCGAGCGGAGCTCCCCGAGGCTCAGGTGCCCGCGGGGCCGCCTCCGCCCCCGCTCTTCCTCCCCCCGCTCTTCCTCCCCCTGCCGCTCCAGATTTTGCCTCAACAggcaaaattttatttaattttttttttttttttttttttcctggggaataaaccagttttaaagagaaaacgAGCGGATCTAATCGAGGCTGCGATTTCCCGGGGTGAATTTAGGGCCGTTCTCCGCGCTCCTCCCCTGCTTGGTGGCTCTGGGGGTTAaattaagggggggggggcgggatttGCCCTCAGGCCAAATTTCTGAGCCCCCCCGCCCAGATTTGCGAGTCCCCGGTGGCAGCGATGGCGTTTGTTCAAATTTAGCTGCCCAGCGGGTCCCCGGGCTTGTTGGCAGGAGACGGGTGTGAAAGGCGCCCACGGGCAGCCGGGAGATGAGCCGCCCCCCCTTCAAAAACAGCCccaaaaagataaaattataaaaaaaaaaaaaaaaaaaaaaaaaaaagctgggccCTTGTGCCGTGCTTGACCTTGTCTCGGCGGGGAGCTGCCGGCCACTTGCCACCCTGGGCTGGGAGCCGGCCGCAGCAGATGGAAGCGTGGGCGGGCTGGCCGGGCTTCACCCTATAaccttttttttggtatttttagagaaaaatttgTATGTTTTTCTCACGGCGTGTGGCTGCCTGACTGCGTTTGCCTCCTCCCTCTAGGCCATAGCCACTACGAGCAGGCCGCGGACTACTACAAGGGGAAGAATCCAACAGGTACTTTGGACAACAGGTGCCGTGGGCCAGCTGAGGATAGAGCTGGTGGCCAaattttgcttctctgctgtggCTCCTGGTGCCGTGGGCCAGCTGAGGAGAGAGCTGGTGGCCAaattttgcttctctgctgtggCTCCTGGTGCTGTGGGCCAGCTGAGGAAAGAGCTGGTGGCCATATTTTGCTTCTCCACCGTGAGCTCCTGGTGCTGTGGCCAGCTGAGGAAAGAGCTGGTGGCCAAATTTTGCTTCCCTGCTGTGGCTCCTGGTGCCGTGGGCCAGCTGAGGAAAGAGCTGGTGGCCAAATTTCACTTCTCtgccatgagctcctggtgctGTGGCCAGCTGAGGAAAGAGCTGGTGGCCAAATTTTGCTTCTCCACCGTGAGCTCCTGGTGCCGTGGGCCAGCTGAGAAAAGATCTGGTGGCCAAATTTTGCTTCCTGCTGTGGCTCCTGGTGCTGTGGGCCAGCTGAGGAAAGAGCTGGTGGCCAAATTTCACTTCTCCgccatgagctcctggtgctGTGGCCAGCTGAGAAAAGAGCTGGTGGCCAAATTTTGCTTCTCCGCCGTGAGTTCCTGGTGCCGTGGGCCAGCTGAGAAAAGAGCTGGTGGCCAAATTTCTGGTTTTCCAAACCGAGCGGTGTTGGGGTGTTTTCGCCGTGGCCCGGCCGCCTTTTCTGCgtcgggggggtgtgggggggagccCGAGTGGCAGCGGCGCGGTGCCGGCTCCTGGCCGAGCGGCTCCCGCATCTTCTCCCCCCTCCATCCTCTCCGTTGCCCGCAGCTCGGCTAACAAGTGTCTGCTGAAGGTAGCCACGTACGCCGCGCAGCTGGAGCAGTACCAGAAAGCCGTGGAGATCTACGAACAGGTCGGTAGCCCGCTCGCCGCGGCCCGTAGCCAAATACTCGCCGGGGGAGGCAGCTCCCGCCCGTGGGCGAGGATTTGGCTCGGAATATTCTGGAAAAGGCTCCAACCCCCCCCGTTGCCCCCCCAGGTGGGCACCAGCGCCATGGACAGCCCCCTCCTCAAGTACAGCGCCAAGGAGTATTTCTTCAAGGCCGCCCTCTGCCACTTCTGCATCGACATGCTCAATGCCaaggtggggaccccccccctccccccgggcccctctgggaccccccccaggaaccgggggggggaagggaggggctggggggttgTGGGGGCCATCGGGGCAACCGGCTCTCCTGGGCcgctgggtgctgctggaggggagtgtcggggggggggtgggcccctgccctggggctccctcctcagcctcctgccttccttccttcctcgtcctccttccttcctcttcctcctcgtcctcctcccgTCCTCGTCCTCCTCCCGTCCTCGTCCTCCTCCGTCCTCGTCCTCCTCCCGTCCTCGTCCTCTCCTTCCGTCCTCGTCCTCTCCTTCCGTCctcgtcctctccttcctccttcctcctcctcgtcctctccttcctccgtctctccttcctccgtcctctccttcctccgtcctctccttcctccgtcctctccttcctccgtcctctccttcctccgtcctctccttcctccgtcctctccttcctccgtcctctccttcctccgtcctctccttcctccgtcctctccttcctccgtcctctccttcctccgtcctctccttcctccgtcctctccttcctccgtcctctccttcctccgtcctctccttcctccgtcctctccttcctccgtcctctccttcctccgtcctctccttcctccgtcctctccttcctccgtcctctccttcctccgtcctctccttcctccgtcctctccttcctccgtcctctccttcctccgtcctctccttcctccgtcctctccttcctccgtcctctccttcctccgtcctctccttcctccgtcctctccttcctccgtcctctccttcctccgtcctctccttcctccgtcctctccttcctccgtcctctccttcctccgtcctctccttcctcccgtcctctccttcctccgtcctctccttcctccgtcctctccttcctccgtcctctccttcctccgtcctctccttcctccgtcctctccttcctccgtcctctccttcctccgtcctctccttcctccgtcctctccttcctcgtcctctccttcctccgtcctctccttcctccgtctctccttcctccgtcctctccttcctccgtcctctccttcctccgtcctctccttcctccgtcctctccttcctccgtcctctccttcctccgtcctctccttcctccgtcctctccttcctccgtcctctccttcctccgtcctctccttcctccgtcctctcctcCTCCCGCAGCTGGCGGTGCAGAAGTACGAGGAGATGTTCCCGGCCTTCACGGACTCCCGCGAGTGCAAACTGGTCAAGGTGAGCCGcaaccccccccgcacccccgcaccccaaaacccacctccCAGGGCCACGGGGCGAGGGGCCATTCCCCTCCTGCCCAGCATTCAGAGTTTTTGGGGCGTGGGGGCTCCCCCCCCACTTCAGAGCCACCCTCACGGGGTgcacggtggggggggggggtgtctcccctcaccccccctccctcTTCCAGAAATTACTGGACGCTCATGAGGAACAGAACATCGACGGCTACACCGACGCGGTAGGTGCCAGAAAAAACGCCGGAATTCACCCCaattcaccccaaaacccccctttctccccactaacacctcctcctcttcctcattcccCCCCCCAGGTGAAGGAATACGACTCCATCTCCCGCCTGGACCAGTGGCTCACCACCATGCTGCTCCGCATCAAGAAAACCATCCAAGGCGAGGAGGAGGACTTACGTTAggcccccccccgacacccccatTTTTTCCCTCAATTCCCCTTTTTTCCAGAATCATTCCATTTTCTGCCCCCTCCCTCCTTGTACATGAACCCCTCTTCAGATATTTAACTGTGTAATATATTCCCCGGGAGCCCGGGATTTGagcttttccccccctccctttgcACCAGGGGTCCCCCTtttcgcgggggggggggggcggtttggggtcccccccccacttccccgtggtggtgaggaggaggaggaggaaggcaggcgCTGCTGCATGCGTTGGCTGTAGTTCATCCTCGCAAAGGCAAATAAAACCTTGCATGAGCGGAGACGGGCCTGGCCCCTGTGTCCTGGATTGGGGGGGCTGCgaccccccccctcaaaaaaaccccccaaaatgcccccaaaacccccctcaCCTCTGCGGCTGCcatcaccccccacccctctccagcATCGTGCTGCCCCGCCCTCATTAAGGCTCCCTGGGGTCTCTTAATTAATGAGGATGGGCTGtaccctgccccacagccccccagatTGGGGGTCCCTgttgtgacaccccccccccccccctcacccctgcCATGGGGTCCCTGTTGTGCCCCGCTGCCGCCTTGGCCACGCCCCTTCCACGAAGCCACGCCTCCACTTCACGAAGCCACGCCCCGGGCGGAGTCACGGCACGTGCCCTACCCACANNNNNNNNNNNNNNNNNNNNNNNNNNNNNNNNNNNNNNNNNNNNNNNNNNNNNNNNNNNNNNNNNNNNNNNNNNNNNNNNNNNNNNNNNNNNNNNNNNNNNNNNNNNNNNNNNNNNNNNNNNNNNNNNNNNNNNNNNNNNNNNNNNNNNNNNNNNNNNNNNNNNNNNNNNNNNNNNNNNNNNNNNNNNNNNNNNNNNNNNTGGCTGGATGGCtggagggatgaagggatggcTGGAGGGTGGaagatggaggatggatggatgaatggagggatggatggacagagggagggagggagggagggaagatggAGGATGGTTGGATGGATGGACGGAGGGATGGAGGGTGGaagatggaggatggatggatggacggaggGATGGATGGCTGGACGGACAGTGGGACAGTTGGGCAGTTGGATGAATGGttggatggacggacagacggacagagcGCGCTCTGGTCAGGCATCCACCCCTTGCCGGTGAGTCCCTGCACCCACAGGGACCAGCCCCTCCCCATGGGTCCCACGGGGCAGAAACAGGACGAACGTGACCCATGTGGCCAgttcctgccccccccacccccctcggAGCACCGTTTGTCCCCCGGCTGCGCCAGTGCCGGTGCGGTGCCAACGCCatctgtccccccccccccgtaccccccccccaccccgtccccagGAAGACGCTGCAGGTGAAGATCGTGGACGACGAGGAGTACGAGAAGAAGGACAATTTCTTCATCGAGCTGGGGCAGCCGCGGTGGCTCAAACGGGGCATCTCGGGTACGGGCGGGGCCACCGGGGGGGCCACCGGGGCGGCCACTGGGTGGGGGCCAGGGGAGGCTGGGGCGGGGCAGCCGCACCCCCGGGgttgggagggtgggggggagtTGAGCCCTGGTGCCGTCTCATCGTCTTCCTCTCCCCCTCCGCAGCTCTTCTGCTCACCCAAGGTAGGAGCCttcatcccctcctcctcctcctcccgcatCCCGCTGTCCCCGTGTCCTGCGCCAcgtccctctgtcctgtgccacGCGCCGTGTCCCCACGTCGTGGCCCCATGACCGTGCCGTGTCCGTGTGCTGTGGCCCTGCGCCACGTCCCTGCACCCCGCgtcgtgtccccgtgtccccattcCATGTCCCCACGCCGTGTCCCCGCGCCGTGTCCCCATTCCATGTCCCCACGccgtgtccccacaccccacGCCGTGTCCCCACGCCGTGTCCCCGCAGCCGACGGTGACCGCAAGCTCTCCGCGGAGGAGGAGAGGCCCGGCGCATCGCCGAGATGGGCAAACCCGTCCTGGGGGAGAACTGCAAGCTGGAGGTCATCATCGAGGAGTCCTACGACTTCAAGGTGACATGGTGGGGCGGGGTGGCCGCTGCGGGGGGGCGTTGGGTGGCCACGGAGGGCGTTGGGGGGCACCTCACCTCCTcacccccccggtcccccccccaGAACACGGTGGACAAGTTGATCAAGAAGACCAACCTGGCGATGGTGATCGGGACCACTCCTGGCGGGAGCAGTTCCTGGAGGCCATCACCGTCAGCGCAGGTGGACCCGGACCCGCTGGCCACGGTGGCCACGGTGACCCCTGACCACCCATCCCCAACCCCGGCCCTGGGAACAAATGGCCACGGAGGTGCTCAGCCACGGGGAGGTGGATCTGGGGATGGGCAACCCTGTGGCCGtggcaccctggggacaccatCCTGAGGCCACCACTCTGGTCGTCATCCTGTAGCcaccaccccatggccaccaccgcACACACCCTATGGCcaccaccccatggccaccaccctaCACACCCGTGGCCACCATCACATGCACCCCATGACCACCACCCACACACCCTATAGCCACCACCCCATGACCACCACCTCGTGGCCACCACCCCgtggccaccaccccacacaccccatggccaccaccccatggccaccaccctgtggccaccaccccacacaccccatgACCACCACCCCACGCCCCCCATGACCACCACCTTgtggccaccaccccacacatcccatggccaccaccccacacaccccatgaccaccaccccatggccaccaccccatggtcaccaccccacacaccccatggccaccacccccaTGACCATCActccatggccaccaccccatgcACCCCATGACcaccaccccatggccaccaccccacacatCCCATGTCCACCACCCCACACatcccatggccaccaccccatgcaccccatggccaccaccccacgcaccccatggccaccaacccacacaccccatggccaccaccccgtggccaccaccccacacaccccatggccaccaccccatgcaccccatggccaccaccccacacaccccatggccaccaccccatggccaccaccccacacatcccatggccaccaccccatgcACCCTATGACCACCACCCCgtggccaccaccccacacaccccatggcaccaccccacacatcccatggccaccaccccatggccaccaccccacacaccccatggccaccaccccacacaccccatggccaccaccccatgACCATCActccatggccaccaccccatgcACCCCATGACCACcacccatggccaccaccccacacatCCCATGTCCACCAACCCACACatcccatggccaccaccccatgcACCCTATGACCACCACCCCGTGGCcaccaccccatggccaccaccccacacaccccatggccaccaccccatgcaccccatggccaccaccccacacatcccatggccaccaccccatgcaccccatggccaccaccccatgtaccccatggccaccaccccacacaccccatggccaccaccccacgcaccccatggccaccaccccacacaccccatggccaccaccccgtggccaccaccccacacaccccatggccaccactccacgcaccccatggccaccaccccacgcaccccatggccaccaccccacacaccccatggccaccaccccatggccaccaccccacacatcccatggccaccaccccatgcaccccatggccaccaccccacacaccccatggccaccaccccatgcaccccatggccaccaccccacacatccatggccaccaccccatgcaccccatggccaccaccccacgcaccccatggccaccaccccacacaccccatggccaccaccccgtggccaccaccccacacaccccatggccaccaccccatgcaccccatggccaccaccccacacaccccatggccaccaccccacacatcccatggccaccaccccatgcacccatggccaccaccccacacaccccatggccaccaccccatgcACCCCgtggccaccaccccacacatcccatggccaccaccccacacaccccatggccaccaccccatggccaccacccacACACCCCACAACCACCCTCCCCGTCGTTCTGAAGCCGCCCTTCCCCGGCAggcgaggaggaagaggaggaggaaggccgGGAGGAGCGCTTGCCCTCCTGCTTCGACTACGTGATGCACTTCCTGACGGTGTTCTGGAAGGTTCTGTTCGCCTGCGTCCCCCCCACCCGAGTACTGCAACGGCTGGGCCTGCTTCGGCGTCTCCATCCTCCTCATCGGGCTCCTCACCGCCCTCATCGGCGACTGGCCGCCCACTTCGGCTGCACCGTCGGCCTCAAGGACTCGGTCAACGCCGTCGTCTTCGTGGCCCTCGGCACCTCCATCCCCGGtgcgggggaggggcggggtgggggaggggagggggggggggggggggatgggggaggggggtggggggggtgggggggatgggggggggtgatggggcgcAGGGCCCGGGTGCCCGTGCCCATGTCGGCTCCTTCTGCCTGTGTCCCCTCGTCCCTGCGTGGCTGTTCCCGTGTCGGCGCTGTGGCACTGTCACGTGGCCTCCTGTGTCCCCACGTGTCACCGTGTCCCCTCGTGTCACCCCATGTCCCCTCGTGTCATCCCAcgtccccccacgtccccccatgTCCTCCTGTGGCCCCATGCCCACACCCTGTCCCCACATCCTGTGTCCCCTCGACCgccccatgtccccgtgtccccatatccccgtgtccccgtgtccccatgtccctgtgtccccatgtccccatgcccacCCCACATCCCTGTGCCCACATCATGTCCCCGTGCCTGTgttgtgtccccatgtccccgtgtgtgtccccgtgtccccgtgtgcCGTCCCAatgtccctgtgtgtgtccctgtgtcccatgTTGCtttcccatgtccccatgtcacgttcccgtgtccccatgtgtgtccccgtGTGCCCGTGTcgcatccccgtgtccccatgtgtgtccccgtgtccccgtgttgcgtccctgtgtccccgtgtgtgtcccaatgtccctgtgtgtgtccccgtgtccccatgtttGTCCcaatgtccctgtgtccccatgtgtgtccccgtGTTGCATCCCCATGTCGTtttcccatgtccccatgtcatgtccccatgtgtgtccccatgtccccgtgttgcgtccctgtgtccccatgtccccatgtgtgtccccataTCgcatcccatgtccccatgtgtgtccccgtgtccccgtgtcatgtccccatgtccccatgtgtgtccccatgtccccgtgtcgtgtccccatctccccatgtgtgtccccatgtccccatgtcatgtccccgtgtccccatgttgcatccccatgtccccatgtgtgtccccgtgtccccatgtgtgtccccatgtgcgtccccgtgtccccatgtgcgtccccatgtccccatgtgtgtccccatgtccccgtgtcatgtccccatgtccccatgtcgcatccccgtgtccccatgtcacatccccatgtccccatgtgtgtccctgtgtccccatgttgctttcccatgtccccatgtcacgttcccgtgtccccatgtgtgtccccgtGTGCCCGTGTcgcatccccgtgtccccatgtgtgtccccgtgtccccgtgttgcgtccctgtgtccccgtgtgtgtcccaatgtccctgtgtgtgtccccgtgtccccatgtttGTCCcaatgtccctgtgtccccatgtgtgtccccgtGTTGCATCCCCATGTCGTtttcccatgtccccatgtcatgtccccatgtgtgtccccatgtccccgtgttgcgtccctgtgtccccatgtccccatgtgtgtccccataTCgcatcccatgtccccatgtgtgtccccgtgtccccgtgtcatgtccccatgtccccatgtgtgtccccatgtccctgtgtcgtgtccccatctccccatgtgtgtccccatgtccccatgtcatgtccccgtgtccccatgttgcatccccatgtccccatgtgtgtccccgtgtccccatgtgtgtccccatgttgcgtccctgtgtccccatgtgcgtccccgtgtccccatgtgcgtccccatgtccccatgtgtgtccccattTCCCCAtgtcatgtccccatgtccccatgttgcatccccatgtccccatgtgtgtccccgtgtccccatgtgtgtccccatgttgcgtccccgtgtccccatgtgtgtccccatgttgcgtccctgtgtccccatgtgcgtccccgtgtccccatgtgcgtccccatgtccccatgtgtgtccccatgtccccgtgtcatgtccccatgtccccatgtcgcatccccgtgtccccatgtcacatccccatgtccccatgtgtgtccccatgtccccgtgtcatgtccccatgtccccatgtcgcatccccgtgtccccatgtcacatccccatgtccccatgtgtgtccccatgtccccgtgttgcatccccatgtccccacgtgtgtccccgtgtcc encodes:
- the NAPA gene encoding LOW QUALITY PROTEIN: alpha-soluble NSF attachment protein (The sequence of the model RefSeq protein was modified relative to this genomic sequence to represent the inferred CDS: deleted 2 bases in 1 codon); this encodes MDQAGKEKEALQLLAEADKKVRGSQSFFAGLFGGSSRIEEACDIYARAANMFKMAKNWSAAGNAFCQAAQLHLQLQSKHDAATNFVDAGNAFKKADPQEAINCLIRAIEIYTDMGRFTIAAKHHISIAEIYEAELVDIEKVNGAERQAADYYKGKSNSSANKCLLKVATYAAQLEQYQKAVEIYEQVGTSAMDSPLLKYSAKEYFFKAALCHFCIDMLNAKLAVQKYEEMFPAFTDSRECKLVKKLLDAHEEQNIDGYTDAVKEYDSISRLDQWLTTMLLRIKKTIQGEEEDLR
- the LOC141938709 gene encoding LOW QUALITY PROTEIN: sodium/calcium exchanger 2-like (The sequence of the model RefSeq protein was modified relative to this genomic sequence to represent the inferred CDS: inserted 3 bases in 3 codons; deleted 1 base in 1 codon): MEDGWMDGGMDGWTDSGTVGQLDEWLDGRTDGQSALWSGIHPLPCRCGANAICPPPPVPPPHPVPRKTLQVKIVDDEEYEKKDNFFIELGQPRWLKRGISALLLTQADGDRKLSAEEXEARRIAEMGKPVLGENCKLEVIIEESYDFKNTVDKLIKKTNLAMVIGXHSWREQFLEAITVSAGEEEEEEEGREERLPSCFDYVMHFLTVFWKVLFACVPPTEYCNGWACFGVSILLIGLLTALIGDXAAHFGCTVGLKDSVNAVVFVALGTSIPDTFASKVAALQDQCADASIGNVTGSNAVNVFLGLGVAWSVAAIYWAAQGRDFEVQTGTLAFSVTLFTIFAFVCISVLMYRRRPHIGGELGGPRTPKLLTAGLFLGLWLLYILFASLEAYCHIKGF